A genomic region of Enterococcus sp. 12C11_DIV0727 contains the following coding sequences:
- a CDS encoding metal ABC transporter permease produces MEMLSYEFMRKAFLAATFISVIAPMLGVFLVIRRQSLMADTLSHVSLAGVALGFFLNWNPDIMTLVVVIIAAIILEYLRMIYSTYSEISIAILMSGGLALALVLMNLSGGNSAASIQSYLFGSIVTITWQQVVILAVLFVVLVILFVLFKRPMYVLTFDEDTAHVDGLPIHWMSMLFNVITGVAIAVMIPIAGALLISAIMVLPAAIGMRIGKGFNTVIIISVIMGLIGMLTGLTGSYYLETPPSASITLIFIGLFILVSIIRKLMVTMQRNKKMSQR; encoded by the coding sequence ATGGAGATGCTTTCATATGAGTTCATGAGAAAAGCCTTTTTAGCAGCAACCTTTATTTCCGTGATTGCCCCAATGCTAGGTGTATTTTTGGTAATCAGAAGACAATCTTTAATGGCGGATACTCTTTCTCATGTCTCTTTGGCAGGGGTAGCTTTAGGGTTTTTCTTAAATTGGAATCCAGATATCATGACGTTGGTCGTCGTGATTATTGCAGCAATTATTTTAGAATATCTACGAATGATTTATAGTACGTACTCGGAAATTTCGATTGCGATTTTAATGTCTGGTGGCTTAGCGCTAGCTCTGGTGTTGATGAACCTTAGCGGAGGAAATTCAGCGGCTAGTATCCAGTCGTATTTATTCGGTTCAATCGTGACGATCACTTGGCAGCAGGTCGTTATTTTGGCGGTGTTGTTTGTTGTATTAGTGATTTTGTTTGTTTTATTTAAACGACCAATGTATGTTTTGACGTTTGATGAAGATACGGCACATGTGGATGGGTTACCGATTCATTGGATGTCGATGTTGTTTAACGTGATTACAGGTGTAGCGATCGCAGTTATGATCCCTATTGCAGGGGCCTTATTGATATCTGCGATCATGGTCTTACCTGCTGCGATCGGGATGCGGATTGGCAAGGGATTTAACACGGTTATTATCATCAGTGTTATTATGGGATTGATTGGCATGCTAACAGGATTGACGGGGTCTTATTATTTAGAAACACCGCCAAGTGCCAGCATTACCTTGATTTTTATCGGGTTATTTATTCTTGTCAGTATCATTCGTAAACTAATGGTGACGATGCAGCGGAATAAGAAAATGAGTCAGAGATAA
- a CDS encoding ArgE/DapE family deacylase has protein sequence MENQEKVQILKDIVTIKSVNGNEKEVAEYLSKLFKKHGIDSSFLEYDKDRDNLIVEIGNKNNEKVLAFSGHMDVVSAGNVADWTSDPFKPEIRDGKMYGRGTCDMKSGLAAMAIAMIELKEEHAAFNGRLRLIATVGEEVGELGAEQLTKEGYVDDVTSMVIGEPSGYAGIVYAHKGSINFKVESQGKNAHSSMPQLGVNAIDHLNDFYSRANQLFRSETHTDAVLGDFIYNVTMISGGEQINSIPSEASLQGNIRTIPGYDNDVVIKKMNELIDELNQKDTYHLTLSIEANKISVKSEKDSDIAKIAQQVAKKQVNVDIPMVGVSGTTDAAEFTKGKQAFPVIIFGPGNETPHQVDEYVDVDNYLEMVDIYKEMATSYLV, from the coding sequence ATGGAAAATCAAGAAAAAGTTCAAATTTTAAAAGACATCGTTACAATTAAATCGGTCAACGGCAATGAAAAAGAGGTCGCTGAGTATCTAAGTAAGTTATTCAAAAAACACGGGATCGACTCAAGCTTTTTAGAATATGACAAAGATCGTGATAACCTAATTGTTGAAATTGGGAACAAAAATAACGAGAAAGTTCTAGCATTTTCTGGACATATGGATGTCGTTTCAGCAGGAAATGTTGCGGATTGGACTTCTGATCCGTTCAAACCTGAAATTCGTGATGGGAAAATGTACGGTCGCGGCACATGTGATATGAAGAGTGGTTTAGCTGCTATGGCCATTGCGATGATCGAATTAAAAGAAGAACATGCTGCCTTTAATGGACGCCTACGTTTGATCGCAACAGTGGGTGAAGAAGTTGGTGAACTAGGAGCCGAGCAATTAACGAAAGAAGGCTACGTCGATGATGTAACCTCAATGGTGATCGGTGAACCCTCTGGTTATGCTGGAATCGTTTATGCACATAAAGGTTCAATCAATTTTAAAGTAGAGTCTCAAGGTAAAAATGCTCACAGCTCAATGCCTCAACTTGGGGTTAATGCAATCGATCATCTAAATGATTTCTATTCAAGAGCGAATCAATTATTCCGTAGTGAAACCCATACAGATGCAGTCTTAGGTGATTTTATCTATAACGTAACGATGATTTCCGGCGGAGAACAAATCAACAGTATTCCAAGTGAAGCCAGTCTACAAGGAAATATCAGAACGATTCCTGGCTATGATAATGATGTTGTAATCAAAAAAATGAACGAACTGATCGATGAATTAAACCAAAAAGACACCTACCATTTAACGTTAAGTATCGAAGCAAATAAAATTTCTGTGAAAAGCGAAAAAGATTCTGATATCGCAAAAATCGCCCAACAAGTAGCGAAAAAACAAGTGAATGTGGATATTCCAATGGTCGGTGTTTCTGGTACAACAGATGCTGCTGAATTTACCAAAGGCAAACAAGCTTTCCCAGTAATTATCTTTGGACCAGGTAATGAAACGCCTCACCAAGTAGATGAGTATGTGGATGTGGATAATTATTTGGAAATGGTGGATATTTATAAAGAAATGGCTACGAGTTATTTAGTGTAA
- a CDS encoding metal ABC transporter ATP-binding protein, with translation MHYLEVKDLTFYYDDEPVLEDVSYYVDPGEFVILTGENGAAKSTLIKSTLGLLKPTKGEITIAKENSAGEKLSIGYIPQQVASFNAGFPSTVLELVRSGRFPRNRWFKPLTKRDHQHVEKALKAVGMWEMRHKRIGELSGGQKQRISLARIFATDPDLFILDEPTTGMDETSRNEFYRLLRHNAHDHGKAILMITHDHEDIKSYADRQIRLVRKEDSQWRCFHMSS, from the coding sequence ATGCATTATCTAGAAGTCAAAGACCTCACATTTTATTATGATGATGAGCCAGTCTTAGAAGATGTTTCATATTATGTCGATCCAGGTGAATTTGTCATTCTCACTGGTGAAAATGGTGCGGCAAAATCAACCCTGATCAAAAGTACGCTGGGTTTGTTAAAGCCAACAAAGGGTGAGATCACGATCGCCAAAGAAAATAGTGCGGGCGAAAAACTAAGTATCGGCTATATTCCCCAACAAGTAGCCTCATTTAATGCGGGATTCCCAAGTACGGTGCTCGAATTGGTTCGTTCAGGACGTTTTCCCCGTAATCGCTGGTTTAAACCTCTTACGAAAAGAGACCATCAACATGTAGAGAAAGCTTTGAAAGCAGTTGGTATGTGGGAGATGCGGCATAAACGGATCGGTGAACTTTCAGGTGGACAAAAACAACGGATCAGCCTGGCTCGTATTTTCGCGACAGACCCTGATTTATTTATTTTAGATGAACCAACAACAGGAATGGATGAAACGTCTAGAAATGAGTTTTATCGTTTATTACGGCATAACGCTCATGACCATGGAAAAGCGATTTTGATGATTACTCACGATCATGAGGATATCAAATCCTATGCTGATCGACAAATTCGTTTAGTTCGGAAGGAGGATTCACAATGGAGATGCTTTCATATGAGTTCATGA
- a CDS encoding sigma-70 family RNA polymerase sigma factor: MNKYNDILKGDTVGFDHLYRKYHPVVYKFRKKYYLKDFDREDWLQEGRIIFYRSLEKYEEAHNASIGKFFKSNFENHVRSLIRKQCALKRTIDTQSVSLDQKIEHQGESFFDYIETEEPDVLEQMIIREKLEQLPKVLSPFERITFEEYINGKELDEIAKDTDSREVTVRSAYDRAKKKLKAIIYD, encoded by the coding sequence ATGAATAAGTACAATGATATCTTAAAAGGGGACACCGTGGGATTTGATCATTTGTATCGAAAATATCATCCAGTGGTGTACAAGTTTCGGAAAAAGTATTATCTGAAAGATTTTGATCGGGAAGATTGGCTGCAGGAAGGTCGAATTATTTTTTATCGATCGCTTGAAAAATATGAAGAAGCACATAATGCTTCTATCGGGAAGTTTTTTAAGTCAAATTTTGAAAATCATGTTCGCAGTTTGATCAGAAAGCAATGCGCTCTTAAACGAACGATCGATACACAATCAGTCTCACTTGATCAAAAAATAGAACATCAGGGCGAATCATTTTTTGACTATATCGAGACGGAAGAGCCTGATGTTTTAGAGCAAATGATCATTAGGGAAAAACTGGAACAATTGCCGAAAGTCTTGTCGCCGTTTGAACGAATTACATTTGAAGAATATATAAACGGCAAAGAACTAGATGAAATTGCAAAAGATACCGACAGTCGTGAAGTTACGGTTAGAAGTGCATACGACCGGGCAAAAAAGAAGTTGAAAGCGATTATTTACGATTAA
- a CDS encoding metal ABC transporter substrate-binding protein — protein MRKNSWKYLVGLLLIAVIFTLTACGQTNKQEESGKSDTIKVVSTFYPMYDFAKNVVGDAGDVQLLIPAGTEPHDYEPSAKDIAKITDADVFVYNSHELETWVKDVLENVDEKKVAVVEAASSIDLMAGAAHDHDHDEEEADHDEHDHDHELDPHVWLDPVLAQKEVEAIRDELVKKYPEQKATFEKNAATYIEKLKALDTEYQEAFKDAKNKTFVTQHAAFGYLAKQYGLTQESIAGISPDQEPSPSRLAELKKYIKEHNVSVIYFETSASSKVAETLARETDVELAVLNPLESITQKEQDKGEDYISVMKANLEALKKSIK, from the coding sequence ATGAGAAAAAATAGCTGGAAATATCTGGTAGGATTGTTATTAATTGCGGTAATTTTTACATTAACAGCCTGCGGTCAAACAAATAAACAAGAAGAGTCTGGAAAAAGTGATACAATAAAAGTTGTGTCCACATTTTACCCAATGTACGATTTTGCGAAAAATGTAGTGGGAGATGCAGGCGATGTTCAATTATTAATCCCAGCTGGAACAGAGCCCCATGACTATGAGCCGAGTGCCAAAGATATTGCAAAGATCACAGATGCGGATGTGTTTGTCTATAACAGCCATGAATTAGAAACTTGGGTCAAGGATGTTTTGGAAAATGTTGATGAGAAAAAAGTCGCTGTTGTTGAAGCTGCTAGTTCGATCGATTTAATGGCAGGTGCAGCCCATGACCACGATCACGATGAAGAAGAAGCGGATCACGATGAGCATGACCACGATCACGAATTAGATCCGCATGTTTGGTTAGATCCAGTTTTAGCACAAAAAGAGGTTGAAGCCATTCGTGATGAGTTAGTGAAAAAATACCCAGAACAAAAAGCAACATTTGAGAAAAATGCTGCAACTTATATTGAAAAATTAAAAGCCCTAGATACTGAATACCAAGAAGCTTTTAAAGATGCTAAAAACAAAACGTTTGTAACGCAGCATGCTGCATTTGGCTATTTAGCAAAACAATATGGTTTGACACAAGAATCAATTGCTGGAATCTCTCCAGATCAAGAACCTTCACCAAGCCGTTTAGCAGAGTTGAAAAAATATATCAAAGAGCACAACGTATCAGTGATTTATTTTGAAACATCGGCATCATCAAAAGTCGCTGAAACATTAGCTCGCGAAACGGATGTGGAACTAGCAGTTCTTAACCCGCTAGAAAGTATCACTCAAAAAGAACAAGATAAAGGTGAAGATTATATCTCCGTAATGAAAGCTAATCTAGAAGCTTTAAAGAAAAGTATCAAGTAA
- the amaP gene encoding alkaline shock response membrane anchor protein AmaP produces MSKLKKTFITFLLLLLMYLSFSAVVSYQTYISIPFYFLSLDDYPLVGTWLPIIAFYLAVATLIIFFVLVLITLFYPKRVSQFSFTKSDGHLKISKKAVEGFVSESLTAEKLMKNPNVKATMSQKKIKIKVKGDFQIVSDLYGKTDEWSKKLENQLHDLIGTGVKISIKIKFEKPRAENVQRVK; encoded by the coding sequence TTGAGTAAATTAAAAAAAACATTTATTACGTTTTTACTTTTGCTACTTATGTATTTATCTTTTTCAGCCGTCGTTTCTTATCAAACATATATATCTATACCATTTTACTTTTTAAGTCTGGATGACTACCCATTAGTTGGTACTTGGTTACCTATAATTGCATTCTATCTTGCAGTAGCTACTTTGATTATCTTTTTCGTTTTAGTATTAATTACATTATTTTATCCAAAAAGAGTGAGTCAATTTTCATTTACAAAATCAGATGGTCATTTAAAAATCAGTAAAAAAGCGGTAGAAGGATTCGTCTCTGAGTCATTGACAGCAGAGAAATTGATGAAAAATCCAAATGTGAAAGCAACAATGAGTCAAAAAAAGATAAAGATAAAAGTTAAAGGTGATTTTCAAATAGTTTCAGATTTATATGGTAAAACTGACGAATGGAGTAAAAAGTTAGAAAATCAACTACATGATTTGATTGGAACAGGCGTAAAAATTTCAATCAAAATTAAATTTGAAAAGCCTCGAGCAGAAAATGTTCAACGTGTAAAATAG
- a CDS encoding transcriptional regulator has product MRTSTFNYIKDILADYYKTDEYIKQREDELRYPQRESNLNGDIKGTKASYDNQVNLMITIEQDKRLTNLERNKQVVSNALDNSDKDTRTIIHELYLVKRPVYTMDGLLQSGKVFCSKRTAQRLRTEFFEEIANALNLDT; this is encoded by the coding sequence TTGAGAACATCAACATTTAACTATATCAAAGACATCCTAGCGGATTATTACAAAACAGATGAATATATCAAACAGCGCGAGGATGAGTTACGTTATCCTCAACGTGAATCTAATCTTAACGGAGATATCAAAGGTACCAAAGCGAGTTATGACAATCAGGTTAACTTGATGATTACGATTGAGCAGGACAAAAGGTTAACTAACTTAGAGCGTAATAAGCAAGTAGTTTCTAATGCGCTTGATAACTCCGATAAAGACACAAGGACAATTATTCATGAGCTTTATTTAGTAAAACGACCAGTGTATACGATGGACGGTCTACTACAAAGTGGTAAAGTTTTTTGTAGTAAAAGAACAGCGCAACGATTACGAACTGAATTTTTTGAAGAAATAGCTAATGCTTTAAATCTTGATACATGA
- a CDS encoding Veg family protein, giving the protein MPTTLASIKKDLECRIGSKITLVAQTGRKRQTERNGILTETYPSVFVVDLDPDENSFERVSYSYSDVLTRTVEIEFVGEAV; this is encoded by the coding sequence ATGCCAACAACTTTAGCTTCCATTAAAAAAGATCTAGAATGTCGTATCGGCAGCAAAATCACATTAGTTGCTCAGACCGGCAGAAAGCGTCAAACAGAACGTAATGGTATTTTGACAGAAACGTATCCATCTGTCTTCGTCGTAGATTTAGATCCAGATGAAAACTCATTTGAACGAGTTTCTTATAGTTATTCTGATGTGCTAACACGCACAGTAGAGATTGAATTTGTCGGTGAAGCAGTTTAA
- a CDS encoding DUF2273 domain-containing protein, which translates to MNEVWETHKGPIIGALAGLLIALLMLTLGFFKTVLIIVFVILGGFVGWYATAHGWIDIFLSNKRK; encoded by the coding sequence ATGAATGAGGTATGGGAAACACATAAAGGACCTATAATCGGTGCACTAGCAGGTTTATTGATTGCACTATTAATGTTGACTTTAGGTTTCTTTAAAACCGTTCTAATTATCGTGTTTGTTATTCTTGGCGGTTTTGTGGGATGGTATGCTACTGCGCATGGATGGATAGATATCTTTCTTTCTAATAAAAGAAAGTAA
- a CDS encoding MucBP domain-containing protein, producing MAQNLTVQYVDENGQKLVDSKIVSGMIGTAYDVSMTAYKRIIEGYTLDETKLPTNAIGTLTDTKQTVTYHYIFNKESGNTTDTNQGNTGKPTAQKTTSSKNSKNFPKTGETATHSILYLSGSLIILNGLVYLRRNKTN from the coding sequence ATAGCACAAAATCTTACCGTTCAATATGTAGATGAAAATGGTCAAAAACTAGTTGATTCCAAAATTGTCAGCGGGATGATTGGTACAGCTTATGATGTCTCAATGACAGCCTATAAACGAATCATTGAAGGCTATACGCTAGATGAGACAAAATTACCTACAAATGCGATTGGAACTTTAACTGATACTAAACAAACTGTTACTTATCACTACATTTTCAATAAAGAATCTGGCAACACAACAGATACAAATCAAGGCAACACTGGAAAACCAACAGCACAAAAAACAACCTCTTCAAAAAACAGCAAGAACTTTCCTAAAACGGGAGAAACTGCCACACACTCTATTTTATACCTTAGCGGATCATTAATTATTCTAAATGGGCTTGTCTATTTAAGAAGAAACAAAACAAACTAA
- the ispE gene encoding 4-(cytidine 5'-diphospho)-2-C-methyl-D-erythritol kinase, whose translation MEIIEKAPAKINLGLDALYKRQDGYHELEMIMASVDLADRLTFELLPENEIIIETDSSFLPVDRRNHVYQAAELLKDTFQLTQGVKIYIEKRIPVAAGLAGGSSDCAAALRGLNRLWNLGLSLAELAELGSKIGSDVPYCIHGGTAFVTGRGEKIDFLPSMPQCWVVLVKPKMSVSTSSIFGSLSFNSIQHPDIRGLKQAIEADDYLLMTEKIGNALEGVTIKRHPVIQQIKDRMTKYGADAALMSGSGPTVFALCEKKTRAQRIYNGLKGFCDEVYIVRTLK comes from the coding sequence ATGGAAATCATAGAAAAAGCGCCCGCAAAAATCAACTTGGGGTTGGATGCTCTCTATAAAAGACAAGATGGTTATCACGAATTAGAGATGATCATGGCTAGTGTAGACTTAGCCGATCGGCTGACGTTTGAGTTATTGCCGGAAAATGAAATAATAATCGAAACCGATAGCTCCTTTTTACCAGTGGACAGAAGAAATCATGTGTATCAAGCAGCAGAATTGCTGAAGGATACCTTTCAACTCACTCAAGGAGTCAAAATATATATAGAAAAAAGAATCCCTGTTGCAGCAGGATTGGCTGGCGGTAGTAGTGACTGTGCCGCTGCCTTACGAGGTTTGAATCGTTTATGGAACTTAGGGTTATCTCTAGCAGAACTTGCAGAATTAGGCAGTAAGATTGGCTCAGATGTCCCGTATTGTATTCATGGAGGTACTGCTTTTGTGACAGGTCGTGGGGAAAAAATCGACTTCTTACCTTCAATGCCTCAGTGTTGGGTCGTTTTGGTAAAACCTAAGATGAGTGTTTCAACGAGTTCGATTTTTGGCAGTCTATCATTTAATAGTATTCAACATCCTGATATTCGTGGGTTGAAACAAGCGATTGAAGCGGATGATTATTTATTGATGACAGAAAAAATCGGGAATGCGTTAGAAGGTGTGACAATCAAACGTCATCCGGTGATCCAACAAATCAAAGATCGAATGACGAAATATGGTGCAGATGCAGCACTTATGAGCGGTAGCGGACCAACGGTTTTTGCCTTATGTGAGAAGAAAACGCGCGCTCAACGGATTTATAATGGCTTAAAAGGCTTTTGTGATGAAGTGTATATTGTAAGAACGTTAAAATGA
- the purR gene encoding pur operon repressor, with translation MTDSKIRRSERLIDMTQYLLDHPHTLVSLTHFAQRYKSAKSSISEDLAIIKKTFKQRGTGILETIPGAAGGVRFIPEIPYEESKELVMALCERLSEQDRLLPGGYVYLSDLLGQPELLRQVGRIIASKYLGEQIDAVMTVATKGVPIAQAVSYYLNVPFVIVRRDSKITEGSTVSVNYVSGSSERIEKMELSKRSLKRGSRVLVVDDFMKGGGTVNGMKSLIEEFEAELVGITVFAESKFKGQRAIEDYTSLLYVEDVDTRTKTINVVPGNYFNE, from the coding sequence GTGACAGATTCTAAAATTCGGAGAAGCGAACGATTGATTGATATGACACAGTACTTACTGGATCATCCCCATACATTAGTTTCTTTGACTCATTTTGCACAGCGTTATAAATCAGCTAAATCATCAATCAGTGAGGATTTGGCGATCATTAAGAAAACATTCAAACAACGAGGTACAGGAATTCTTGAAACAATTCCAGGAGCTGCTGGTGGTGTACGATTTATCCCAGAAATTCCATATGAGGAGTCAAAAGAATTAGTCATGGCTTTGTGTGAACGTTTATCTGAACAAGATCGTCTGTTGCCAGGAGGATATGTGTATCTTTCTGATTTATTAGGACAGCCGGAATTATTGCGCCAAGTTGGGAGAATCATTGCTTCTAAATATTTAGGTGAACAAATCGATGCAGTCATGACCGTAGCAACTAAAGGGGTACCGATTGCTCAAGCTGTTTCTTATTACTTGAATGTTCCGTTTGTGATCGTGCGTCGTGATTCAAAAATCACGGAAGGTTCAACGGTTAGCGTGAATTACGTTTCTGGATCATCTGAACGTATCGAAAAAATGGAACTGTCAAAACGTAGCTTAAAACGCGGTTCGAGAGTTTTAGTAGTAGATGACTTCATGAAAGGCGGCGGAACTGTTAATGGAATGAAGAGCTTGATCGAAGAGTTTGAAGCCGAACTTGTCGGGATTACCGTCTTTGCCGAGTCTAAATTTAAAGGCCAACGCGCGATTGAAGATTATACGTCATTGCTGTATGTAGAAGATGTAGATACACGGACGAAAACAATCAATGTAGTTCCTGGGAATTACTTTAATGAATAA
- a CDS encoding MucBP domain-containing protein — translation MKKIASLISFFAILLIMTCFPKASYAVDQLVFEGPTLDTPYEGQTQISGYLAAFGTLPSGEKVSVSTFDGAAWIAINGKNYNGTTSGNQMFHYTVTKIDEEKYSFTFTLPDNIVLKEGDRITNFVIPANVENPSNYPQLAHKFSGEYIVQKRADPQPSGEVVVLYLDEQGNEILTKQTISGIVGDPYDASTDTYKLAIEGYTLDETKLPTNATGTISPVAQLLIYTYKKNPSKAHDVTVRYVDEEGTEIANPKPISGMISEPYDASTDTYKLVIDGYTLDETKLRTKKINR, via the coding sequence ATGAAAAAAATCGCTAGTTTAATCAGTTTTTTTGCTATTTTGCTAATTATGACGTGTTTTCCAAAAGCTTCCTATGCGGTGGATCAATTAGTTTTTGAAGGCCCTACATTAGATACACCCTATGAAGGTCAAACACAAATTTCAGGGTATCTGGCGGCGTTTGGCACTTTGCCTTCTGGAGAAAAGGTTTCTGTCAGTACATTCGACGGTGCTGCTTGGATCGCAATTAATGGTAAAAATTACAATGGTACGACCTCTGGTAATCAGATGTTTCATTATACCGTTACAAAAATAGATGAAGAAAAATATTCTTTTACCTTCACGCTCCCTGATAATATTGTATTAAAAGAAGGAGATCGAATAACCAATTTTGTGATTCCAGCCAATGTAGAGAATCCATCAAATTATCCCCAACTAGCACATAAATTTTCTGGAGAATACATTGTTCAGAAAAGAGCTGATCCACAACCTAGTGGGGAAGTTGTTGTTTTGTACCTTGATGAACAGGGAAATGAGATTTTAACAAAACAAACGATCTCTGGTATTGTGGGCGATCCCTATGATGCTTCAACAGATACTTACAAACTAGCAATTGAAGGCTACACATTAGATGAAACAAAGTTACCTACAAATGCTACAGGTACAATAAGTCCAGTAGCACAACTCTTGATTTACACATACAAAAAGAATCCAAGCAAAGCCCATGATGTCACAGTACGTTATGTTGATGAGGAAGGGACAGAAATAGCTAATCCCAAACCAATCAGCGGGATGATTAGCGAACCTTATGATGCATCAACAGATACCTACAAACTAGTCATCGATGGCTATACGCTAGACGAAACAAAATTACGTACAAAAAAAATCAACAGATAG
- a CDS encoding ATP-dependent Clp protease proteolytic subunit, with translation MSEQEKVKEEQKQPDLLAEKMIGTRTIIISGEINEQMAKEVCTQLLLLESINDEPINLFISSNGGHVDSGYLIFDMINFIKPKVNIIGSGWVVSAGALIYLSSEKERRYCLPNTRFMIHEPSGGTQGQSSDMEITAKEIIRTREKINQLIAKETGKDIEQVKNDTARDYWLSAEEALDYGIVNKIIKNRSEIV, from the coding sequence ATGAGTGAACAAGAAAAGGTCAAAGAAGAACAAAAACAACCGGATTTACTGGCTGAGAAAATGATAGGAACTAGGACGATTATTATTTCAGGCGAAATCAATGAGCAAATGGCAAAAGAAGTTTGTACACAGCTACTGTTATTAGAATCAATCAATGATGAGCCAATCAATTTGTTTATTAGTAGTAATGGTGGTCATGTAGATTCAGGTTACTTAATTTTTGATATGATCAACTTTATCAAACCGAAAGTCAATATCATTGGTTCAGGTTGGGTTGTCAGTGCAGGGGCACTTATTTACTTATCTAGTGAAAAAGAACGCCGCTATTGTTTGCCAAATACACGGTTTATGATCCACGAACCTTCTGGTGGCACACAAGGTCAATCCAGCGACATGGAAATCACAGCGAAAGAAATCATCCGTACAAGAGAAAAAATTAACCAGTTGATTGCTAAAGAAACTGGCAAAGATATTGAGCAAGTCAAGAATGATACGGCCAGAGACTATTGGTTGAGTGCTGAAGAAGCACTTGATTATGGGATCGTTAATAAGATCATCAAGAATAGAAGCGAGATCGTTTAA
- a CDS encoding NYN domain-containing protein, translating into MKKQLLIVDGYNMIGSWPELVQLKNQNKLEDAREVLLQRLSNYAKYEDLEVMVVFDAQFVPGIQQTYKKYRLTVIFTKEEETADSYIERVAGERNDRLTQVTVATSDLAEQWLVFSKGALRTSANELYKDVQKTERTIAVHATDIHFQDFRRNSPWNIEQLSKLSDKLDELSNNKD; encoded by the coding sequence ATGAAAAAACAGTTGCTGATCGTTGATGGCTATAACATGATCGGTTCTTGGCCAGAGTTGGTTCAATTGAAGAACCAAAATAAGCTTGAGGATGCTAGAGAGGTTTTGCTTCAGCGTTTATCCAATTATGCGAAATATGAGGATTTAGAAGTAATGGTTGTTTTTGATGCACAGTTTGTTCCAGGAATTCAGCAGACATATAAAAAGTATCGCTTAACGGTGATTTTTACCAAAGAAGAAGAGACTGCGGATAGTTACATAGAACGAGTAGCTGGTGAACGAAATGATCGGCTAACCCAAGTAACTGTAGCAACAAGTGATTTAGCGGAGCAATGGCTAGTTTTTTCCAAAGGTGCATTGCGAACGTCAGCTAACGAGTTGTACAAAGATGTTCAAAAAACAGAACGCACGATCGCAGTCCATGCGACAGATATCCATTTTCAAGATTTTCGACGAAATTCTCCGTGGAATATCGAACAATTGTCAAAGTTGTCCGATAAACTGGACGAATTATCTAACAACAAAGATTGA
- a CDS encoding Asp23/Gls24 family envelope stress response protein — protein sequence MDNKNLPKKEEASVNGIKGELTYDDKVIQKIIGIALESVDGLLTVEGGFFSNVANKLVNREDVTTGIDVEVGKKQVAVDLDVVTEYGRDIAALYEKIKEVISREVEKMTSLKVVEVNVTVTDVKSKEQYEEDSTTVQDRLSDATESISNFTSEQTEKAKKMANNGVAKAKDATEARVQ from the coding sequence ATGGATAACAAAAATCTACCAAAAAAAGAAGAAGCAAGTGTAAATGGTATTAAGGGTGAACTTACTTATGATGATAAAGTAATCCAAAAAATAATCGGGATTGCGTTAGAATCAGTCGATGGATTATTGACAGTGGAAGGCGGTTTTTTCTCAAACGTTGCTAACAAGCTTGTTAATAGAGAAGACGTCACTACTGGGATCGATGTTGAAGTAGGGAAAAAACAAGTGGCAGTTGATTTAGATGTTGTAACTGAATACGGTAGAGATATCGCAGCGTTGTATGAAAAAATTAAAGAGGTTATTTCTAGAGAAGTTGAAAAAATGACTTCTCTTAAAGTAGTAGAAGTGAATGTAACTGTAACAGACGTAAAATCAAAAGAACAATATGAAGAAGATTCAACAACTGTTCAAGATCGATTAAGTGATGCGACAGAATCAATAAGCAATTTCACAAGTGAACAAACAGAAAAAGCAAAAAAAATGGCAAATAACGGTGTAGCAAAAGCAAAAGATGCAACAGAAGCAAGGGTTCAATAA